CAACCACCTTAAACAGGGGATTGTAGGCATCGCTGGTGGCAAAGCCCACAAACACCATCAACTCTGCCACAAAACCACTCATCCCCGGCAAAGCCAAAGAAGCCAGCGAGCAGGTAGTCCACATGGAGAACATTTTGCGCATTTTCTGACCGACACCGCCCATTTCATCCAACATGAGCGTATGGGTGCGGTCGTAGGTAGCTCCCACCAGGAAGAACAAACTAGCCCCAATCAAACCGTGGGAGATCATCTGTAGAAGCGCTCCGCTTAAGCCCAAATCGGTAAACGAAGCAATCCCAATCAAAACGAATCCCATGTGGGAGATAGAAGAGTAAGCAATCTTGCGCTTGAGGTTGCGTTGGGCAAAAGACGTGAGGGCAGCATAGATAATATTAACCACACCCAAAATCACCAAAATCGGGGCAAAATTGGCGTGGGCATCGGGCAACATCCCCGCATTCATGCGAATAAAAGCATAGCCCCCCATCTTCAGCAAGATGCCAGCCAGCAACATGTGTACCGGGGCAGTTGCTTCGCCGTGGGCGTCAGGCAGCCAGGTATGCAGGGGAAAAACCGGTAGCTTCACCGCATAGGCAATAAAGAACGCCGCATAAACCCAAAGTTGGAAATTATAGGCATAGTCCTTCACCGCCAGGCTGTTCATATCGAAAGTTACCGTATCCCCGTAGAAAGCCATACTCAAAGCTGCCAGGAGGATAAACAGGGAACCACCAGCGGTATACAGAATAAATTTGGTGGCTGCATAGCGGCGTCGTTTGCCGCCCCAAATTGACAGCAGCAGGTAGACCGGAATCAGCTCTAGCTCCCAGACCAGGAAAAATAGGAGCATATCCTGCACGGCGAACACCGCAATTTGCCCGCCGTACATAGCTAGCATGAGGAAGTAAAACAGCTTGGGTTTGAGGCTAACCGGCCAGGCGGCCAAAATCGCCAAAGTCGTGATAAAGCCAGTTAGCAGAATCAGGGGCATGGAAAGCCCATCGGCAGCCACCGACCAATTCAAATCGAATTGGGGCACCCAAGGGTAGCTTTCTACCAATTGCAATCCGGATTTGGACAAATCGTATTGGGTATAAAACGTCCAAACAATGAGGGCAAAATCCACCAAACCGACAATGAGGGCGTACCAGCGTACGGTTTTGCCCCCTCGATCCGGAATCATGGGTACCAACAGAGCTGCCACTACGGGCAACAGAATAATGGTTGTCAGCCAAGGAAATTCCGATACATTCACGATCTTTCACTCCAAAATTTGCGATCGCCACTGTCTCGATAGTTTTTTCCCGATTCCATTCACCGCCAAGCCAGGCTGGGAATCGATGGTGATTTGGCCGAAGTTTTGACACCAAAAACATCGAGCCAAACCTAGCTTTTGGCAGTTCGCAGGATGCAGCCAGGGTTGAGATCGCCGTACAACTCGTTACAGGTGTGCCATGGCCATGGGGGTCTCGTTATCCCATGCTAAAAAACACCACCAAACCTAGAATGGCTGCAAATACAATCAAAGCGTAAAACTGAGCGCGACCGTTCTCGAAATATTTCAATCCTTCACCGCCGAGAAGCGTCGCCAATCCCGTGAGGTTCACGGCACCATCGACCACGCGATAGTCTACTTCCAGAATTTGTCGTGCTAGGCGTCGCGAGCCTTTGACAAAGATGGCCTCATTAATATCGTCCAAGTACCACTTATTGACAGAAAATTTGTACAAGGGAGCGAGGGATTTGGCAACCCGTGCCGGACTAATTTTTCCAGAGAGGTACATTAAGGAAGCTACTGTAATGCCAATCAGGGCAATTCCCACGGAACTACCCGCCATAATGGTAAATTCCGTCCAGTCAAAAGCGACGGCATGTTCGGCAACCTCTGCAGCTGCCTCGGGGGGATAGATAAATTCCTCAAAATAATTGGCAAACGGCATCCCTACGAACCCCAGGGCTATGGAAGGAATTGCCAGGACCATCAAAGGCACAGTCATGCTGGCAGGGGATTCGTGGGGATATTCGCTGTGGTGATGCGAAGCTTCGTCGTGGGCATCGCTTTCCGCTTCCAGTTCTTGGGGATTCATGGCCCCCGGTCCAAAAGCGGCGGCCCAAGCGGCTTGTTCTTCAGCTGGGGTTGCTTCTGCGAGGACTTGCCGGCGAAGATCGCGGTCGTTGCCGCGGAAAGAACCTTCAAAGGTGAGGAAGTACAGCCGGAACATGTAAAAAGCGGTCAAACCGGCGGTCAACCATCCCACGACCCACAAGGCGGCGTTGGCCTCAAAGGCTTGGGAAAGAATCTCATCTTTCGACCAGAAGCCAGCAAAGGGCGGAATGCCGCAAATGGATAGGGTACCGATGGCAAAAGTGATGGCGGTAACGGGCATATACTTGCGCAAACCACCCATCAAACGCATATCTTGTGCCAGGGTCGGATTGTGCCCCACCACTTCTTCCATGCCGTGGATGGTCGAGCCAGAGCACAAAAAGAGCATGGCTTTGAAGTAGGCGTGGGTCATTAGGTGGAACAAACCGGCACTGTAAGCACCCAGGCCCATCGCCATCACCATGTATCCCAGTTGGGAAATGGTGGAGTAGGCAAGACCTTTTTTAATATCGTTTTGGGTCAAGGCAATGGTTGCCCCCAAAAAGGCAGTGAATGCCCCGGTCCAAGCAATGGTATCCATGGCAAGGGGCACTTCGCCAAATACCGGATACATGCGCGCAATCAGGAAGACACCGGCGGCGACCATGGTAGCAGCGTGAATCAACGCTGAGATGGGTGTGGGTCCTTCCATAGCATCCGGCAACCACACGTGTAGGGGGAATTGGGCGGATTTGGCCACTGGGCCCAGAAACAGCAGCACGGCAAATAAAGCTGCGATCGCGCCACTGAGGGCACCGGTGCTCACCGCATCGCTGAGGCGGGAACCCATGAGGTCAAATTCGAAGGTACCGGTCGCCCAATACAGACCTAACATGCCTAACAAAAAGCCAAAGTCGCCCACGCGGTTGACCACAAAGGCTTTTTGGCAGGCATCGGCGGCGGCAGGGCGTTCGTACCAAAAGCCAATCAGCAGGTAGGAAGCCATCCCTACCAATTCCCAGAACACGTAGGTCTGGACGAGATTGGGGGACATCACCAGACCCAACATGGAGGATCCAAACAGGCTCAAGTAGGCAAAAAAGCGTACGTAGCCTTTGTCGTGTTCCATGTACCCATCGCTGTACACCATAACCAACAAGGTAATGGTGGTGACGATGACCAGCATGAGGCTGGCGAGGTGGTCGATGGTATATCCCATGGAGAGGTGAAACTCTCCGGCGGCTGCCCATTCAAACATTTGCGTGTAGGGGGCAGCCCCTTGGATTTGGTCCCAAAGCAGGGCAAATGACAAAACCATCGCCGCTCCCATGAGGGAGATGATAAAAACGGCGGTGGGTTTGCGCAGGTGGCTGGTGGCGTTGCTGTAGGAAATCAGCCCCAATCCCACAAGCATCGCCCCGACTAAGGGTAAAACAGGAATCAGCCAGGCATACTGATAAATCGGTTCCATCGCAAAAATACTACTTGAGAGTTCGTCATTGAAACGGCTAGCCCTTATAGATTGTTACATATACCTAGCCCGTATTACTCGATCGACCGACGAATTCTCAAGATGGTTGATGGATGGACAAGGTGGAGAATTAGAGAAATCGGGGGATACCCAGGCGGGGAATCGGCAAAATTTTTTATTTTTCCATAGCCCCGATGGGTCTTCAACTGGCTAGCCAAATTCTGAGGATAGGCGGGCGTATGTAGAAGCAGTGGGTGCTATTGTGGTTGTGCTGCTTTGGTCGTCCCCAGCCAATTGGGCGAGGATGTGTTTGAGTTCTTCGCGCCCGGAGAAATGTTCGATGCGATGCCAAACGTCCCCTTGCACGAACAGAAGCAAGGTTGGTAGGGTTTTTAGTTTGTAGGCGTTGGCAAGTTTGAAGTTTTCGTCGGCGTTGATTTCCACTACTTGGATGCGATCGCCGTAGTTGCTTTGGAATTCCGTCAAAATGGGGTGGACCAGTTTGCAGAGCCCGCACCAAGGTGCCCAAAAATGGACCAAAACTGGCTGGGGCGCTTGCAGGACCTTGCTTGTAAACTCTTTTTCGCTAAGAGCGGACAGCATGTTTTCTCCCAAATTTTTTGTTAATTTATAATCTATTTGGGATCATGCTACAACGAAATTTCCAGATTCGCTGCCAACTTGCCGGAAATTTAAAATTTGTAAAAATCTTTCCCCCTCTTTCGTAATTTTGATTAACGCCATCCCAACCAAGCACTCCCTTGGATTAGGTAAGGGTGCGCCCAAGCCAGCAGCCAAACAAATAGGGCCACGCCCAGGTACGCCGGACGCAAAAACTCCTGTGGTTTCAGGGTTTGTCGTCCTTGCCAAATGGCCAAAAACGGAATGATGGAGGTACGTGCTTTGACTGGGGGAAAGGCTTCTGGATATCGCTGCAGCCAGCGGCGATCGCCATGCCAAACCCCAAACAGGTGGTGGGCAATCAACCCCAAAGAGGTCACCACCGCGAAACTGCTCCCCAACCACAGGGTATGGGCGATGCACCAAATGACTTGCCCCACCATTTGCGGGTGGCGGCAGATGCGGATAATTCCGGTTTCGTACAAATGTACCTGTGGCTTTTGCACGGCGGCAATTTCTAGTAGGTTAAAAGTAGCCGGATATAAGAAAACAAAGGAAATGGCAGAAAGCACCCAAACCAGCGATCGCATTCCAGGCACATCCTGCACCTGCCACAGTTGCACGCCGTCGTAGCGGTGGTTGATGAAATATACGACCAGCAACACGGCCAAAGGCAGACTGACCAGGGCAAACAGGACGCGATATCCCCGCGCGCCCAACCATTGCTCTCCTTGCCCTCGCCAAGCAGCCAAACCGCTGTGTGCCAGAGCAAAGCCTGCCAGCAGAGCCACCATCACCAAGTGGCTGTCTGCGATCCAATTCCAAACCGAACCATGGTCGAACATCATATAAGGAAATTAAATAGAGTAAGATTCAATACTAGGCGTATCTAGAAACCATATGGGAGGTTTTAAGGACCTCAATCGCTATACTGTAGCGTATTTTAACGAACGTAGCCTACTTTTCTTTCTAGATCGCCCAACCAACGGCCCAGGCTGCTGTTGATTTTGTCCGCAAGCCCTTTTAGGTTGATATCATATGTCTGAGTTGCCTTTCACTTTGGATCAGTTACGCATTCTCAAAGCGATCGCCGCGGAGGGAAGTTTCAAACGAGCTGCTGACAGTTTGTACGTTTCCCAACCAGCCATTAGCCTGCAAGTACAAAACTTAGAGCGGCAGCTCAACGTTCCTCTGTTCGACCGCGGTGGCAGGCGCGCCCAACTCACCGAAGCCGGGCATTTGCTGCTCAGCTACGGGGAAAAGGTACTCACCCTTTGCCAGGAAACCTGCCGCGCTTTAGAAGACTTGCAAAACTTGCAGGGAGGCACCCTAATTATTGGTGCTTCTCAAACCACCGGTACGTATCTGCTGCCGCGCATGATTGGCATGTTCCGCAACCGCTATCCGGAAGTATCGGTACAGCTGCACGTCCATTCCACCCGGCGCACGGCTTGGAGCGTTCTCAACGGTCAAATCGACCTAGCCATTGTTGGCGGCGAAGTACCGGCGGAACTGCACGATTCTTTAGAAATTATTCCTTACATCGAAGACGAACTGGCCCTATTACTACCCGCTGCCCATCCCCTGGCGAAAACGGAAAACATTCAAAAAGAAGACCTGTACAAACTGAAATTTATTACCCTAGAATCACAATCCACCATTCGCAAAGTCATCGATCAGGTGCTGTCGCGCTACGGCATCGATACCCGTCGTTTTCGCATTGAAATGGAACTCAACTCCATTGAAGCCATCAAAAATGCGGTGCAATCGGGCTTGGGTGCTGCCTTTGTCTCTACTTCCGCCATTGAAAAGGAACTGCAGCTAGGCACCCTACACCGTGCCCACATTCAAGATGTAGAAGTCAAAAGGATGCTTTCGGTGATTTACAATCCCAACCGCTACCGTTCCAAGGCGGCAGAGGCCTTCAGTCGAGAACTGCTGCCTCAATTTGCGCCGCCGGGATGGGAAAACAAAAAACCGCCGGTTCCGCCTTCTCCGCCGTTTGAACCGGACAAACAACCGCCACCGTCGTCCAACTCCGGTACGCCCAATTCTACGCTCACCTAAAAGCAAACCCCTGTTTCCACTAGCTTTTGGAATTTTTTCTGGCTGGTTGGTGCATAAAAAGGCTGCAAGCACGCTGCCAGCGATGTGACCATCCAGTCACCGAATTGCCTTGGGCATGACACTTGTCCAAAAACCTGATACAACAACTGGCAAAGCAACTGGTAAAACAACTGGCATGGAAGTCTACTGCACCCGTCCTAGCTGTCCCAGACCCAACAACGTTTTTCCCGATCTGGACGATAAAAACAACCTCACGACCACCCAGCAAAAATACTGTACAACTTGCGGTATGCCCATTATTCTGGCTGGGCGCTATCTCCCCTTGCGTTTGTTAGGTCAAGGTGGGTTTGGGGCAGCTTTTCTCGCCAGAGACCGCTATACGCCAGCCATGCGTCCGTGCGTGGTCAAACAATTTCAACCTTCTGGGGATTTAACGTCCCAGCAACGGGAACTGGCGCAAAATTTATTCCAGCGCGAAGCTGTGGCCCTGGAAGAGCTGGGCAACGCACATCCCAATATCCCCAATCTTTTGGCTTTTTTCCCTTTAGAAATTCCTTCCCGTAGCGACCCCAACCAAAACGAACAATTTTTTTATCTAGTCCAAGAATATATTGATGGCCAAAATTTAGAACAGGAACTGGAACAAAAGGGCAAGTTTTCTGAAGCGGAAATTTTGGAGGTTTTGCGATCGGTTTTGGATATTCTGCGGGTGGTTCACGAAAAAAATGCCATTCACCGGGATATCAAGCCGGCTAATATTATGCGCAATCAGGACAATCGCCTGTATTTGCTTGATTTTGGTGCTGTGAAGCGGGCGGCTATGGGGGGCACCCAACTCCAACAACAAGGTGCTTCCACTGGCATTTTCTCCATGGGTTTTGCGCCACCGGAGCAAATGTCGGGGAGTACGGTGTATCCGGCAACGGATTTGTATGCTTTGGCTGTGACTTGCATTACCCTGCTGACGGGGCGGCAGCCTATGGATTTGTACGATTCTTATAGCAATCAGTGGAACTGGCACGAGGAAGCCAAGGTGAGCGATCTCACGGCGGCGGTGTTGGATAAGTTGTTGCAAGCCACTCCCAGCGATCGCTTTCAGGCCGCAGAAGAAGTGCTGGCAGCTCTGCCAGAATCGGGTACTGCCAGTGGCGGTGGTTCTACTGGGACCTCTTCTGCATCGATTGGGTTGGCACCGACCCAACAGCAGAGCCGTTCTTCCCCGTCGCCACCAGCTCCTTCTCCGGCACCTGCGCCAAGTTCCAACGTGCCTGCAACTGCCTCTGGTAGCCGTTCGTTTTCTATGGTGGAAGTGATGGCAGGGGCTGCTTTTACGGGATTTGAGGGGTCTTTGCTGTACCTGGCTGCGGCTACGTTTGTGGCCCCGGGCCTTAGCATGGCGATCGCGGTGTTGCTGTCGGCGGGATTGGCGATCGCGCAAAACCGACGGCTGATAGAAGGCAAGGATTTGCCCATTTTGGGGGCGATTACCGTGGCGTTGGTGATTCTGTCCCCACTATCGGGAGGTATTCTCAACAATCCCCTGGGCATTGCCACGATTGCGGTGGTTTCTGGGGCAGTCGCGATCGCGGTTACCGCCATTTTCCAGCTGGTGCGTTCGATGCTGGCTAATTTTCTCTAATTGCACCCCTGTAGGGAAGTTTCCCCATCCGGCATGATGGCACCGCAAAAGGTCACCCCCCGCAGGTCGGCACCTTCTAACTTGGCATTGAGTAAGTTGGTATTGTTCAAGTTGGCATCTTGCAGGTCGGCATCGATAAACGTGGCGTCTTTGAGGGTGGCTTCCTGGAAATTGGTTTCTTGCAAATCGGCTTCAAAAAACACCGCGTCGTTGAGCAACCCCCCGGCAAAGGAGGATCCTTTTAAGTCAGATTCGCTAAAATTTACGTTGGACATAGCGGCACGGGTGAAGTTGGCTTGGGCAATATTAGTATTACTCAAGCCAGCATTACGCAAATCGGCATTGCGAAAATTGGCACCATCCAAATCGGCACCGCTAAATTGCGTATTCTGAAGAATCGCTCCTTCTAAATTTGCTTTATCCATATCTACATCGCGCAGGACCGTATTGCTTAAATCGGCTCCTACCAGGGAAATTTCCTGCATTTCAGCACCAATCAAATAAGCATCGGTCATAACTGTATTGTCAAGAATCGCAAAATCCAGGATCGCATCCCGGAGATTGGTTCCCACCAAAAAAGCTCCCCGCAAGTCTGCCCCCGTAAGATCCACTTCGCTCAAATCCATACCGCTTAAATCCGCCCCAGTTAAATCGCATCCCCCGCACTCGCGGTTTTCCATGAGATTTTGCACGTGTTCGGGATTTTCCGCTAGGGTAGGACCCCATCCTACCAAAACAGCGATCGCACTTGCGATGGCTAGCTGCGCGTACCAAGACCATGTCGCTCGTTGTTTCCCTGCCATAAACTTTGGCCATCCGTTACCAGCACTATTGTAGACACAAAAAAACTCTGGAAAGATTCCAGAGCGTGACAATCCATTATTTTAGCCAAAATCATCCCCAGGTTCGCAGAAAATTAAGCTGTGGGATTGGTTTCGGCGGTGGTTTCCTTAGCTGCCGAAGCAAAAAACCGATTCCAGATACCGGCGGTGATGATATGGGAAAGCAAGCCAGAAGGTCCGGCAAACAGGCATAAAATCAGCGAATGGGTGGTCACCAAACCCGTTCTTTGTCCTTCCCAATAAATCCAACGACCGACAAACAAATCCATTACGATAAAATGAACCCAGCCAATGGCTGCCGCCGACTCTTGGGCAAAAAAGCCGGCAATTTCGCTGAGGGTGGGATTGGCAAGGGAGGAAGCGGCTTCGCTGTCAAACCCAACGATAAATAGATAAACGTAGGTAGCAGCCAGCAGAACCAAGGGAATGGTGGAAGTCATGACCTTGCGGGTCACCCCCCAGTTGGGGAGAAAAATCATTAACGCCCAAAAGGGCAGCACAAAAAGGTTGGCAGCGTTGAAAATATAGTCTAAAATCATAGCAAAACCTTCGCGATCGCTGTACGGTCGGTGCTTTCATTATAAAAATCTAAAAAAATTTGCCCATCTGGAAAGCCAGGATTTTTTTAAGCTAAACTGGTAAAATCGTCCATTCGCCAATATCGTTCGGATAGATTGTATGGAAGCACAAGAATTGCTAACATTGGTTTTCTTGCTCAGTCCGGGATTGCTGCTTTCGGCATTGATTATGGCAGCCTTTGCCGCCGGAGGATAACCAAGGATCCCTATCGTAGTGTTGCTTGGATGGTAGCAATGGGAACGGTTTGGAAATACTGCCGGCGAAACTGAATTTCCCCGATCGCTTCCCGGAGGGGTTGCATTTTTTCGGGACTTGTGTTATAAAAATCCCCATCACCCAAAATTTGGATACCCGCAGGGGTTTGCACCACCTCCCATCCCAGCTGGGTGAGAGCCTGCAATCCCACCTGTAAAAGCGGATAGTTGGCAATCGGCAATTTAGCCAGCAAATCAGCCTCAGAAACAATTTTTTGGGTACGGCTGAGATATTTTGCCATGCCAACCAGTCGCTGCCAAATTTCCGTTGCGGTTACCTCCTCGTTGCAGCGATAGGCCAATGCCAAGGGTTTTTGCAGGCGAACCGCTTGCTGCCACCATTGAGACAGTTCGTCCCAACTTTGAGGGCATTGCTTCACCAAAACCCATTCTTCTCCCTGGGGAACTTCTGTCGCCTGCCGAAAATCGAGAATGGCCGGTACATCGCCATTGGTCATTTTTACAGAAGCTGGTGTTTCCCGTAGGCGAAAATCCACCAAACGCACTTCGTATTTCTTTTTCGCCAAATTGGCTTCCAACTCCACAATGGCATCCACAGCCTTTCCTAGTGGCAAATCTTCCTTGGGATGTCCCCACCAAACACCAGAAAATCCGATATCGCCGCGGTGGTTGCAAATTTTAAACTCGGTTTTCTTATATTTCATCGGTCGCTGCGTTCTTTTATCCTGAAGAGATTTATCGTAGGGATTGACAAACCGGCAATTTTCCAGCAAAAGCCGGGGAACGGGATTTCCCATGCCGTAGGGTTCCAAGCATTTTAATTCTTTAAACAAATTTTTGCCTAACTCCTCGACCGAGACTTTTAAGTCCGCAGCAACCTGAGGAACCCCCAGATTTTCATTTTTGTCTGCCAAATGCCGTAGCTTGCGGTTGAGGGTTTCCCGTAACAGGGGAATGTTGGCTGCCGGCAAACTCATCCCAGCAGCAAACGGATGTCCGCCCCAGCGGGTTAGCAAATGGGAGCAATCGCAAATCAGCCGGTACAAGTCAATTTCGCAGACCGAACGTGCCGACCCCATGGCTGTTTCCCCATCAATTCCCAACAGCAACGTTGGCATGCCATATGCCTCAGCAATTTGACTGGCGACCAATCCCAAAATCCCCACCGACCAACTTTCATCAGCCAAAACAATGAAGCACGTGGTAGATAGGTCAATTTCGGCTAATTTGTTTCTCACTTGAGCGGCTACTCGTTCTGCCATTTCCTGGCGGCGGTGGTTGGTAAGTTCTACTTTTTCTGCTAGTTCCGAACAGCGTTGCACATCCCGGCTGGTGAGTAGTTCCACACACAAACTGGCATCGCCGTAAATGCGGCTAACGGAATTGATACGCGGACCAATACCAAAAGAAATATCCGTGGGGCGATCGCCACTACGCTTGCAAAGGTCCAAAAGCTTGCCAATTCCCGGTCGGTGGCGTTGGTCGGGGGGTTTGTGGTAATCGGCTTGCAATTGTTCGATGCCTTTTTGTGCCAGATAGCGACAATCTCCCGTTAGTTTCACTAAATCGGCAATCAGTCCTATGGCTACTAAATCCAGCAAATGTTCTAACGGTTGTTGGGGAATATGGGGAAAACTTTCATAAAGAGCTTCTATGAGTTTGTACGCCACCGCCACCCCCGACAGATGGGCCAAAGGATGGTCAGCAGGAAGCGATCGCGGATTGATAACCGCCACCGCCGCCGGCGGGGAATCCGGGAGGGTATGGTGGTCGGTAACAAGAACATCCATACCCAACTGAGCGGCATAGTCAATTTCCCCGAGATTGCTGTTTCCCGTATCGCAAGTCACCAGTAGCTTGTATCCCGATGACGCCAACCGTTTCAAGCCAGCCTTATGCAAGCCGTGGGAATCTTGCAGGCGATTGGGAATAAAATAGGTCAACTTCTCTGGCGGGAAAAACTCACCCAACCCTTCCCACAGAACGCTGGTTGCCGTTACGCCATCAGTATCGAAATCTCCCCAAATGGCAACAGCTTCCCCACCTTCCATAGCCAATTGCAGGCGATGGACTGCCAATTTCATCGGTTCGCCAAAGGCAAACGGACTGGTGGGTTGGTAAGCCTTGCAGTCGAGAAACCCCCGCAGTTGTTCCTCTTGGCGAATGCCTCGCTGCCAAAGCAGTTGCGCCAGATAGCGACCGTCCCACTCTGCCGCAGATGGAAGGTAGCGTTGTACCATTGGTCGAAACCAGGCAGGGGGAGTTTCTGTGGGAGGAAGTTGCCAAATAGGAGAGCGAGTCGACATAATCACTACTGATACAAGTGGGCAAACAAATTCCATTCCATCACGCGGTCTTGCTTGCCACTGAGCAACGTACGACCGCCATCGGCGAAGAGAATGCCTGCCAAATCGGAATTGGATTTCAAAGTACCGGTGATGCCTTGGTTATCTACGGGAGACAGGTGAATGGTACCGCTAAAATCGCTGCTGGCGAGGGTATGACCGTCAGGACTAAAGGCAAGGGATTTGAGTTTGCGGTCGTGTTGGCTAAAGGTTTCTATGGATTCGCCGGTTTGCACGTCCCACAGTTTGATGGTGCGATCCCAACTGCCGCTGGCGAGGGTTTTGCCATCGGGAGACATGGCCACCGACCATACATCGGAAGTGTGACCGATGAGGGTTTGTTGCAAGTTACCGGTGGGAATATTCCAGAGTTTCACCGTACCGTCGCTGCTGCCGGAAGCCAGTAGGTTGCCCCAGGGAGAGAAAGCCAGAGATTGTACGTCGTCGCGATGCCCTTTGAGGGTGTTTAAGTGAATGCCGGTACGCAGGTGCCACAGGTGAATGACATTGTCTTGACCGGCACTAACTAGATACTGACCGCTGGGACTGATGGCGAGGGTATAGACGGAGGCGTGGTGGCCTTTGAGGTTGTGGAGAAGCTGACCGGTGGCTGTATCCCAAATCTTGACGCGGTTGTCTTGAGTGGCACTTACTACTTTACTTCCATCAGGACTTACTGCGATCGCCCAAATGGCCCCTTCGCCAGCTTGCCATTGCGTTACCCGTTGGTTGGTTTTGGAATTCCAAACTTCAACGGTTCCCTCATCGGTTCCCAAAGCCAGCAAATTCCCGTTTTGGCTGCGATCCATCGACCAAATGGTTCCCAGGGTATCTAGCATGCTGCTGACGGGAGAGGTGGGTTGTGCGGCTTGGGTTTGGAATTGCGGTGGTTCGACTTTGGGAGAAGGCAGCGGATGCATGCTGGGCGCTTGCAATCCTACAGGTTCGACGGTGGGTCGGTTGGCGAGGTGGCTGACAAACATGCCCACAGCAACGCCGCTGGCGGCTACTAGAGTACCTAGGGAAGCAAACCGCAATTTAGCGATCGCACCGGCGGTGGTTTTGGGAGTGAGTTGCTGGGGCGTGGGAACGTTGTGAAAGGCGATCGCGGAGGCTACGGGATTGCGGTTCAGGTCTTTGGCA
Above is a genomic segment from Geitlerinema sp. PCC 9228 containing:
- a CDS encoding pentapeptide repeat-containing protein is translated as MAGKQRATWSWYAQLAIASAIAVLVGWGPTLAENPEHVQNLMENRECGGCDLTGADLSGMDLSEVDLTGADLRGAFLVGTNLRDAILDFAILDNTVMTDAYLIGAEMQEISLVGADLSNTVLRDVDMDKANLEGAILQNTQFSGADLDGANFRNADLRNAGLSNTNIAQANFTRAAMSNVNFSESDLKGSSFAGGLLNDAVFFEADLQETNFQEATLKDATFIDADLQDANLNNTNLLNAKLEGADLRGVTFCGAIMPDGETSLQGCN
- a CDS encoding ABA4-like family protein, whose amino-acid sequence is MILDYIFNAANLFVLPFWALMIFLPNWGVTRKVMTSTIPLVLLAATYVYLFIVGFDSEAASSLANPTLSEIAGFFAQESAAAIGWVHFIVMDLFVGRWIYWEGQRTGLVTTHSLILCLFAGPSGLLSHIITAGIWNRFFASAAKETTAETNPTA
- the recJ gene encoding single-stranded-DNA-specific exonuclease RecJ; translation: MSTRSPIWQLPPTETPPAWFRPMVQRYLPSAAEWDGRYLAQLLWQRGIRQEEQLRGFLDCKAYQPTSPFAFGEPMKLAVHRLQLAMEGGEAVAIWGDFDTDGVTATSVLWEGLGEFFPPEKLTYFIPNRLQDSHGLHKAGLKRLASSGYKLLVTCDTGNSNLGEIDYAAQLGMDVLVTDHHTLPDSPPAAVAVINPRSLPADHPLAHLSGVAVAYKLIEALYESFPHIPQQPLEHLLDLVAIGLIADLVKLTGDCRYLAQKGIEQLQADYHKPPDQRHRPGIGKLLDLCKRSGDRPTDISFGIGPRINSVSRIYGDASLCVELLTSRDVQRCSELAEKVELTNHRRQEMAERVAAQVRNKLAEIDLSTTCFIVLADESWSVGILGLVASQIAEAYGMPTLLLGIDGETAMGSARSVCEIDLYRLICDCSHLLTRWGGHPFAAGMSLPAANIPLLRETLNRKLRHLADKNENLGVPQVAADLKVSVEELGKNLFKELKCLEPYGMGNPVPRLLLENCRFVNPYDKSLQDKRTQRPMKYKKTEFKICNHRGDIGFSGVWWGHPKEDLPLGKAVDAIVELEANLAKKKYEVRLVDFRLRETPASVKMTNGDVPAILDFRQATEVPQGEEWVLVKQCPQSWDELSQWWQQAVRLQKPLALAYRCNEEVTATEIWQRLVGMAKYLSRTQKIVSEADLLAKLPIANYPLLQVGLQALTQLGWEVVQTPAGIQILGDGDFYNTSPEKMQPLREAIGEIQFRRQYFQTVPIATIQATLR
- a CDS encoding serine/threonine-protein kinase; protein product: MSYCLNPHCQHPEQPEMSEVEHRTCHSCGSSLVLKNRYRILKRLTPKASQRTFLAVDEDKPSTPFCAIKQFNLPDSHSSVTATPPSHSTYLRLESLAEHPQIPQMWAYFREGDYQYSVQEWIEGENVADEIGANGVFSESELREFLQQVLPILDYIHSRQIIHRDIKPENFVRSGDRIYLVDFNNAQFATGTTNLYAGNHPIGSAEYAAPEQVKGACSPRSDIYSLGVTCLHLLTGLSPFDLFNPKTDTWVWQAYLKQPVSKRTAAILEGMVAKSPKQRYRHASEVAKDLNRNPVASAIAFHNVPTPQQLTPKTTAGAIAKLRFASLGTLVAASGVAVGMFVSHLANRPTVEPVGLQAPSMHPLPSPKVEPPQFQTQAAQPTSPVSSMLDTLGTIWSMDRSQNGNLLALGTDEGTVEVWNSKTNQRVTQWQAGEGAIWAIAVSPDGSKVVSATQDNRVKIWDTATGQLLHNLKGHHASVYTLAISPSGQYLVSAGQDNVIHLWHLRTGIHLNTLKGHRDDVQSLAFSPWGNLLASGSSDGTVKLWNIPTGNLQQTLIGHTSDVWSVAMSPDGKTLASGSWDRTIKLWDVQTGESIETFSQHDRKLKSLAFSPDGHTLASSDFSGTIHLSPVDNQGITGTLKSNSDLAGILFADGGRTLLSGKQDRVMEWNLFAHLYQ